From the genome of Blautia hydrogenotrophica DSM 10507:
CCCAAAGATCAACAGAGCCACATTCTGCAGCAGATAACTGACACCAATTGCCGTAATCAAAACGGCCAAAGGTGATGCCGCATTTCGAAGAGGCTTGTATGCGACCCGTTCAATCACCATTCCCAGTGCCGTACAGACAACCACCGCAATCAAAACACTGACAATTGGTGACAATCCCGACTTCGTCATCCCCATCAAAGTCACGTAGGCGCCGATCATGATCACATCTCCATGGGCAAAATTTAACATCTTTGCTATACCATAGACCATGGTATACCCCAGAGCAATGATCGCGTATACGCTTCCTAGGCTCAGCCCGTTAATTAAGTAAGAAATAAAGCTCATATACATCCCTCTCATCTTTTCTTGTAACAATGCTAAATACTTGTAACATAACTGCTTTTTCATTTGCCAGTAATGGATGCTCAAATGCCAAAACACGTTCTAAACATCTCCGCTGTAATGTAAAAAGAAGGAGCCGCCAATCTGCAACTCCTTCACCAAGTTTTCAACTATACAGCAATCTCTGTCTTACATTGCCTTATAGGAACCATCTGAAATGATAACCGCTTTCGCTTCCTTGGAAGGTTCACCATCGGATTCCCAAGTGATACCGCTTCCGGTCAATCCGTCAATTGTAATCTCAGTCATAGAAGTCTTCATTGCATCGCAGATATCTGACACGCTCATATCAGGAGTAACCTCTGCTTTCTCTGCCGCCTCTTTGATGGCATAAATACAGTCATACGCGTCTGCCGCAAACTGAATTGGCGTGATATCAAAAGCTTCCTCATAATCCTTTACAAAAGTCTGCGTCTTCTCATCCTCAGCATCTGCTGTAAATGGAGTCAACAGCATAACACCCTCTGCCAGCTCTGTGTCAAAACCTTCCACTGCTAAAAGTCCGTCTAACCCGTCACATCCAAAGAATGTCGGTTTGTATCCCATCTTGTTCGCCTGGGTCAGAATCAGAGATGCCTCCTGATAGTAGATCGGCAGGAACACTAAATCCGCACCTGAATCTTTTGCTTTTTGAATCTGCACTGAGAAGTCAGTCTTACTGTCAGCTGTAAAAGCTTCAGCTGCAACGATCTCCAAATTTTTTGCCTGTGCCTCTTCGGTGAATTTCTGATAAATACCGGTAGAGTACACATCAGAGCTATTGTAAATCACCGCTACTTTCGTAGCCAGTTTGTTGTCGGCAATATAATCCGCTGATGCTTTACCTTGGTTTGGGTCAGAGAAACAGATACGGAATGCATTGTCATACTGTATACTCTCTACTGCCGTAGCAGAAGGTGTCAGCTGAAACATATTATCGTTGTGAGTTTCCTTCACAACCGCCGTACACGGTGCGGAAGTGACAGTTCCGACCAACATCTGCATTCCCCAGTCCTTCAATGTATTGTATGCATTGACAGATTTCTCAGAATCAGACTGATCGTCTTCAAACTTGAATTCAATCTGCTTGCCGTTAATACCGCCGGCTTCGTTGATCTCATCGACTGCTAGCTGTATTCCGTTTTGAACAGCTGTACCATATGCTGCTGCATCTCCTGTAGTAGGCCCGATTCCCCCAATTTTAAAGGTATCAGAACTAGCTGTCTCTTCACTGCTCCCACCACATGCGGTAAGCGAAGTGATCGCTAATGCAGATACCATAGCCAAGCTAACCACTCGTTTAAACATTTTCATCGTTCTCTCCTCCTTCAATTGAATCTAATGGTGATATCTTACCCTTGCAGAGACAT
Proteins encoded in this window:
- a CDS encoding ABC transporter substrate-binding protein, with the protein product MKMFKRVVSLAMVSALAITSLTACGGSSEETASSDTFKIGGIGPTTGDAAAYGTAVQNGIQLAVDEINEAGGINGKQIEFKFEDDQSDSEKSVNAYNTLKDWGMQMLVGTVTSAPCTAVVKETHNDNMFQLTPSATAVESIQYDNAFRICFSDPNQGKASADYIADNKLATKVAVIYNSSDVYSTGIYQKFTEEAQAKNLEIVAAEAFTADSKTDFSVQIQKAKDSGADLVFLPIYYQEASLILTQANKMGYKPTFFGCDGLDGLLAVEGFDTELAEGVMLLTPFTADAEDEKTQTFVKDYEEAFDITPIQFAADAYDCIYAIKEAAEKAEVTPDMSVSDICDAMKTSMTEITIDGLTGSGITWESDGEPSKEAKAVIISDGSYKAM